A genomic stretch from Streptomyces sp. QL37 includes:
- the pepN gene encoding aminopeptidase N, with protein sequence MPGTNLTREEAQERARLLTVDAYEIDLDLSGAQEGGTYRSVTTVRFDSAEAGAETFIDLVAPAVHDIVLNGKDLDIAAVFRDSRITLKHLRAGANELKVVADCSYTNTGEGLHRFVDPVDEQAYLYTQFEVPDARRVFASFEQPDLKATFRFTVKAPSGWTVISNSPTPEPEGDVWSFEPTPRISTYITALIAGPYHAVHSSYEKDGQSVPLGIYCRPSLAEYLDADEIFAVTRQGFEWFQEKFDYAYPFAKYDQLFVPEFNAGAMENAGAVTIRDQYVFRSKVTDAAYETRAETILHELAHMWFGDLVTMEWWNDLWLNESFATYTSIACQADAEGSRWPHSWTTFANSMKTWAYRQDQLPSTHPIMADIQDLDDVLVNFDGITYAKGASVLKQLVAYVGKDAFFKGVQAYFKAHAFGNTRLSDLLGALEETSGRDLRTWSKAWLETAGINILRPEIETDENGHVTSFTVLQEAPALPAGAKGEPTLRPHRIAIGCYDLDAAGKLVRTDRIELDVDGERTTVPFPAGTARPAVVLLNDDDLSYAKVRLDEESLRVVTAHLGDFTESLPRALSWASAWDMTRDGELATRDYLALVLSGISKETDIGVVQSLHRQVKLALDLYAAPEWREAGLNQWTEATLAHLRAAEPASDHQLAWARAFAATARSPLHLDVLQSLLDGTQEIEGLAVDTELRWAFVQRLAATGLIDEEEIAAEYERDKTAAGERHAASARAAQPSEEAKAEAWASVVESDKLPNSLQESVIGGFVQTDQRELLAPYTERYFTAVKDVWDSRSHEMAQQIAVGLYPALQVSQETLDATDAWLDSAQPSAALRRLMSESRAGVERALKAQAADAAAATA encoded by the coding sequence GTGCCTGGCACGAATCTGACCCGCGAAGAGGCACAGGAGCGGGCGCGCCTGCTGACCGTGGACGCGTACGAGATCGACCTCGACCTCTCCGGCGCGCAGGAGGGCGGCACCTACCGGTCCGTCACCACCGTGCGCTTCGACTCCGCCGAAGCGGGTGCGGAGACCTTCATCGATCTGGTCGCCCCCGCGGTGCACGACATCGTGCTGAACGGCAAGGACCTGGACATCGCCGCCGTCTTCCGGGACTCCCGGATCACGCTGAAGCATCTCCGGGCCGGCGCCAACGAGCTGAAGGTCGTCGCCGACTGCTCGTACACGAACACCGGCGAGGGGCTGCACCGGTTCGTCGACCCCGTCGACGAGCAGGCCTACCTGTACACCCAGTTCGAGGTCCCGGACGCCCGCCGGGTGTTCGCGAGCTTCGAGCAGCCCGACCTGAAGGCCACCTTCCGGTTCACCGTGAAGGCGCCGTCCGGCTGGACCGTGATCTCCAACTCGCCGACCCCTGAACCCGAGGGCGACGTCTGGTCCTTCGAGCCGACTCCGCGCATCTCCACGTACATCACGGCCCTGATCGCCGGTCCGTACCACGCGGTGCACAGCAGCTACGAGAAGGACGGCCAGTCCGTGCCGCTGGGCATCTACTGCCGGCCGTCGCTCGCCGAGTACCTGGACGCGGACGAGATCTTCGCGGTCACGCGGCAGGGCTTCGAGTGGTTCCAGGAGAAGTTCGACTACGCGTACCCGTTCGCCAAGTACGACCAGCTCTTCGTCCCCGAGTTCAACGCCGGGGCGATGGAGAACGCGGGCGCGGTCACCATCCGCGACCAGTACGTGTTCCGCTCGAAGGTCACGGACGCGGCCTACGAGACGCGCGCCGAGACCATCCTCCACGAGCTGGCCCACATGTGGTTCGGCGACCTGGTCACCATGGAGTGGTGGAACGACCTCTGGCTGAACGAGTCGTTCGCCACGTACACCTCCATCGCGTGCCAGGCGGACGCCGAGGGCTCCAGGTGGCCGCACTCCTGGACCACGTTCGCCAACTCCATGAAGACATGGGCGTACCGGCAGGACCAGCTGCCGTCGACGCACCCGATCATGGCGGACATCCAGGACCTCGACGACGTCCTGGTGAACTTCGACGGGATCACGTACGCGAAGGGCGCCTCGGTCCTGAAGCAGCTCGTCGCGTACGTCGGAAAGGACGCGTTCTTCAAGGGCGTGCAGGCGTACTTCAAGGCGCACGCGTTCGGGAACACGCGCCTGTCCGACCTGCTGGGCGCGCTGGAGGAGACCTCGGGCCGTGACCTGAGGACCTGGTCGAAGGCGTGGCTGGAGACGGCCGGCATCAACATCCTGCGCCCGGAGATCGAGACCGACGAGAACGGCCACGTCACCTCGTTCACCGTGCTCCAGGAGGCCCCCGCGCTCCCCGCCGGGGCCAAGGGCGAGCCGACGCTGCGCCCGCACCGGATCGCCATCGGCTGCTACGACCTCGACGCCGCCGGGAAGCTGGTACGCACGGACCGGATCGAGCTGGACGTCGACGGTGAGCGCACCACCGTGCCCTTCCCGGCCGGCACGGCGCGTCCGGCCGTCGTCCTGCTCAACGACGACGATCTGTCGTACGCGAAGGTCCGCCTCGACGAGGAGTCGCTGCGGGTCGTCACGGCGCACCTGGGTGACTTCACCGAGTCCCTGCCCCGCGCCCTGAGCTGGGCCTCGGCCTGGGACATGACGCGCGACGGCGAGCTGGCGACGCGCGACTACCTGGCACTGGTCCTCTCCGGGATCAGCAAGGAGACGGACATCGGCGTCGTGCAGTCGCTGCACCGCCAGGTGAAGCTGGCCCTGGACCTCTACGCCGCCCCGGAGTGGCGCGAGGCGGGTCTGAACCAGTGGACCGAGGCGACGCTCGCGCACCTGCGCGCGGCGGAGCCGGCCAGTGACCACCAGCTGGCGTGGGCCCGTGCCTTCGCCGCGACGGCGCGCAGCCCGCTCCACCTGGACGTGCTGCAGTCGCTGCTGGACGGCACCCAGGAGATCGAGGGCCTGGCCGTCGACACGGAGCTGCGCTGGGCGTTCGTGCAGCGCCTCGCCGCGACGGGCCTCATCGACGAGGAGGAGATCGCCGCAGAGTACGAGCGCGACAAGACGGCGGCGGGCGAGCGCCACGCGGCGTCCGCACGCGCGGCCCAGCCCTCCGAGGAGGCCAAGGCCGAGGCGTGGGCGTCGGTCGTCGAGTCGGACAAGCTGCCGAACTCCTTGCAGGAGTCGGTCATCGGCGGCTTCGTGCAGACCGACCAGCGTGAGCTGCTCGCTCCGTACACCGAGCGGTACTTCACGGCGGTCAAGGACGTCTGGGACTCGCGCAGCCACGAGATGGCCCAGCAGATCGCGGTCGGCCTCTACCCGGCCCTCCAGGTCTCGCAGGAGACCCTGGACGCGACCGACGCCTGGCTGGACTCGGCTCAGCCGAGTGCCGCGCTGCGCCGGCTGATGTCGGAGTCGCGCGCGGGCGTGGAGCGTGCGCTGAAGGCGCAGGCAGCGGACGCGGCGGCGGCCACCGCGTAG
- the pepN gene encoding aminopeptidase N, which produces MPGENLSRDEARERAELLTVDGYEVALDLRSAVGEPDGGDEAGPRTFRSQTTIRFRAGRAGASTFADLIAPAVDAVTLNGKDLDPAAVFDGARIALEDLAEGENVLVVDARCAYSRTGEGMHRFVDPEDGEVYLYTQYEPADARRVFANFEQPDLKAPYRFEVTAPEGWRVWSNGAEESQEGEVHRFAETLPISTYITVVVAGPYHYVSDLYTRTFDGGTSQAGGSGGGTKLEIPLGAMCRKGLARHFDADDVFRITKQGLDFFHDNFDYPYPFGKYDQAFVPEYNLGAMENPGLVTFREEYIYRGKVTSASYERRANVILHEMAHMWFGDLVTMQWWDDLWLKESFADFMGTFSMVEATRFANGWITFANNRKAWAYRADQLPSTHPITADIRDLEDAKLNFDGITYAKGASVLKQLVAYVGRDAFLEGARRYFKQHAYGNTQLGDLLSVLAETSGRDMTVWSQAWLQTAGVNSLTPTVTYDGEGRIAELSVTQEAAASHPGLRPHRVAVGLYRLTPDGELVRYARAETDVAGERTVVAELAGSERPDLVLVNDDDLTYCKVRLDEGSLTTLREHLGDITDPLARALCWSALWNLTRDALLPARDFVALVLAHAGRESDIGVLQMLHAWAQSALVHYAAPAWREEGGRALAEGALAELRRAEPGSEHQLTWARFFAAVAASDADFRLLGELLDGSAVIDGLDVDQELRWAFLSPLAAHGKADEAAVDAELARDDTASGKRHHVRCLASRPSAAVKAQAWATVVESDKLSNALVGATIAGFGQPSQRELLAPYTASYFEAIERVWAERSIQIGMDVVKGLFPGLQDDPATLTATDAWLTSHPDAAPALRRLVLEARDDLARALRGQERDAAA; this is translated from the coding sequence GTGCCCGGTGAGAACCTGTCCCGCGACGAGGCCCGCGAGAGGGCCGAGCTGCTGACCGTCGACGGTTACGAGGTCGCCCTCGACCTCCGCTCCGCCGTCGGTGAGCCCGACGGGGGCGACGAGGCCGGTCCGCGCACCTTCCGCTCGCAGACCACGATCCGCTTCCGCGCCGGCCGTGCCGGAGCCTCGACCTTCGCCGATCTGATCGCCCCGGCCGTGGACGCGGTGACGCTGAACGGCAAGGATCTGGACCCCGCGGCCGTCTTCGACGGCGCCCGTATCGCTCTGGAGGACCTCGCCGAGGGCGAGAACGTCCTGGTCGTCGACGCGCGTTGCGCGTACAGCCGGACCGGCGAGGGCATGCACCGCTTCGTCGATCCGGAGGACGGCGAGGTCTACCTCTACACGCAGTACGAGCCGGCCGACGCGCGCCGGGTCTTCGCCAACTTCGAGCAGCCCGATCTCAAGGCGCCCTACCGCTTCGAGGTGACGGCGCCGGAGGGCTGGCGGGTCTGGAGCAACGGCGCGGAGGAGTCGCAGGAGGGTGAGGTCCACCGGTTCGCCGAGACGCTGCCGATCTCGACGTACATCACGGTGGTCGTCGCGGGGCCCTACCACTACGTGAGCGACCTCTACACCCGTACGTTCGACGGGGGCACCTCCCAGGCCGGAGGCTCCGGGGGAGGTACGAAGCTGGAGATCCCGCTCGGCGCGATGTGCCGCAAGGGTCTCGCGCGCCACTTCGACGCCGACGACGTCTTCCGGATCACCAAGCAGGGCCTGGACTTCTTCCACGACAACTTCGACTACCCGTACCCCTTCGGGAAGTACGACCAGGCGTTCGTGCCGGAGTACAACCTCGGCGCGATGGAGAACCCGGGCCTCGTCACCTTCCGCGAGGAGTACATCTACCGCGGAAAGGTCACCTCGGCCTCCTACGAGCGCCGCGCCAACGTCATCCTGCACGAGATGGCGCACATGTGGTTCGGCGACCTGGTCACCATGCAGTGGTGGGACGACCTGTGGCTGAAGGAGTCCTTCGCCGACTTCATGGGGACGTTCTCGATGGTCGAGGCGACCCGTTTCGCCAACGGCTGGATCACCTTCGCCAACAACCGCAAGGCCTGGGCCTACCGGGCCGACCAGCTGCCGTCCACGCACCCGATCACGGCCGACATCCGTGACCTGGAGGACGCCAAGCTGAACTTCGACGGGATCACGTACGCCAAGGGCGCCTCGGTGCTCAAGCAGCTCGTGGCCTACGTCGGACGGGACGCGTTCCTGGAAGGCGCGCGCCGCTACTTCAAGCAGCACGCGTACGGCAACACGCAGCTGGGCGATCTGCTCTCGGTGCTGGCCGAGACGTCCGGGCGCGACATGACGGTCTGGTCGCAGGCGTGGCTGCAGACGGCGGGGGTCAACTCCCTGACGCCGACGGTGACGTACGACGGGGAGGGCAGGATCGCGGAGCTCTCCGTGACCCAGGAGGCCGCCGCCTCCCACCCGGGGCTGCGCCCTCACCGGGTCGCGGTGGGCCTGTACCGGCTGACCCCGGACGGTGAACTGGTGCGGTACGCCCGCGCCGAGACCGATGTCGCCGGCGAGCGGACCGTGGTCGCGGAGCTGGCCGGGAGCGAGAGGCCCGACCTGGTCCTGGTCAACGACGACGACCTCACCTACTGCAAGGTCCGCCTCGACGAGGGGTCCCTGACCACCCTGCGCGAGCACCTCGGTGACATCACCGATCCCCTGGCCCGGGCGCTGTGCTGGTCGGCCCTGTGGAACCTGACGCGGGACGCGCTGCTGCCGGCCCGGGACTTCGTCGCGCTGGTGCTGGCGCACGCGGGCCGTGAGAGCGACATCGGTGTCCTCCAGATGCTGCACGCCTGGGCGCAGTCGGCGCTGGTGCACTACGCCGCGCCGGCCTGGCGCGAGGAGGGCGGCCGGGCGCTGGCCGAGGGCGCGCTGGCGGAGCTGCGGCGGGCGGAGCCGGGCAGCGAGCACCAGCTGACGTGGGCGCGGTTCTTCGCCGCCGTCGCGGCTTCGGACGCGGACTTCCGGCTGCTGGGCGAACTGCTCGACGGCTCGGCCGTGATCGACGGCCTGGACGTCGACCAGGAGCTGCGGTGGGCGTTCCTGTCCCCGCTGGCCGCGCACGGCAAGGCCGACGAGGCGGCCGTGGACGCCGAGCTCGCCCGGGACGACACTGCGTCCGGCAAGCGGCACCACGTGCGGTGCCTGGCCTCGCGCCCCTCGGCGGCGGTCAAGGCGCAGGCGTGGGCGACGGTCGTGGAGTCGGACAAGCTGTCCAACGCGCTCGTCGGCGCGACGATCGCGGGCTTCGGGCAGCCGTCGCAGCGGGAGCTGCTGGCGCCCTACACGGCGTCCTACTTCGAGGCGATCGAGCGGGTCTGGGCCGAGCGTTCCATCCAGATCGGCATGGACGTGGTCAAGGGCCTGTTCCCCGGGCTGCAGGACGACCCGGCGACCCTCACCGCGACCGACGCGTGGCTGACCTCGCACCCGGACGCGGCACCGGCGCTCCGGCGGCTGGTCCTGGAGGCGCGGGACGACCTGGCACGGGCGCTGCGGGGCCAGGAGCGCGACGCGGCGGCGTGA
- a CDS encoding DUF1203 domain-containing protein has protein sequence MTTYEARPVGPDVLKELRTADDAGRPRVPYTATEGGEPLRCCLRGARAGERIALVSYAPLRRWAAETRAHPGAYDEQGPVFIHAEECDGPAADRTGYPFSRAGALRTVRRYDADGRIVGGRLLEIPADEERGFDEALAEAFADPEVVLAHVRAVEYGCFHFEVRAG, from the coding sequence ATGACCACTTACGAGGCACGACCCGTCGGGCCGGACGTTCTGAAGGAGCTCCGCACGGCCGACGACGCCGGACGTCCCCGCGTCCCGTACACGGCGACGGAGGGCGGTGAACCCCTCCGCTGCTGCCTGCGTGGCGCACGGGCCGGGGAGAGGATCGCCCTCGTGTCGTACGCGCCGCTGCGGCGCTGGGCCGCGGAGACCCGGGCGCACCCGGGTGCGTACGACGAGCAGGGCCCCGTCTTCATCCACGCCGAGGAGTGCGACGGCCCGGCGGCGGACCGGACCGGCTACCCGTTCTCGCGGGCGGGCGCGCTGCGCACGGTCCGGCGCTACGACGCGGACGGCAGGATCGTCGGAGGCCGGCTGCTGGAGATCCCGGCCGACGAGGAGCGGGGCTTCGACGAGGCGCTGGCGGAGGCCTTCGCCGACCCCGAGGTGGTGCTGGCGCACGTGCGGGCCGTGGAGTACGGGTGCTTCCACTTCGAGGTGCGGGCCGGCTGA
- a CDS encoding S8 family serine peptidase encodes MLMTKESPSSIPGARRAARIAAAAGLAAALAATGAAPVFAADDPVASPVKPAAASANGDKLGEADADVLAKAEAKGEKNITMMVATTPGATEKVADQLDAVKGSVLGQTYDKLGYVRATVPTATAEATIKAAQKLSSVQGIDLKQEIKLDDPTPTGDRAAGAKQQKTTGGYAAPNRKTPAKNPYNPSFETGAVDFVEQHPKADGRGITIGVLDSGVDLGHPALQKTTTGERKIVDWVTATDPVSDADGTWLRMDQAVSGPTFTNGGTTYSAPKGSYAFRVFKESATRGGDMAGDLNRDGDTTDQWGVLYDPVTGTTRVDLNGNADFGDDTVLKPYKDKHQVSYFGEDDPRTDVVERIPFVVETRKDVVLDAAGNTADYVSIGVIQSEHGTHVAGITAANGLFGGKMNGAAPGAKVVSSRACTWSGGCTNIALTEGMIDLVVNRGVDVVNMSIGGLPPLNDGNNARAELYKRLIDIYGVQLVISAGNDGPGVNTIGDPGLADHVISVGASISKETWAANYGSNVTKKYDMLPFSSRGPREDGGFAPILTAPGASINTTQTWIPGGPVKEAGYSLPAGYSMLQGTSMSSPQAAGATALLLSAAKQKHIELPPADLRTALTSTATHIKGVPAHAQGSGLINIVGAWKQIEKKGAAAHEYTVKAPVDTAIDFALKTPGFGTGLYDREGGLKAGQKKSYDVTVTRTTGPDKAVKHKLSWKNNDGTFSLTGPSTVSLPLGKPVTVKVQAKPRTAGVHSGILVVDDAKTIGVDQQILSTVVVAKDLVKPGYSFSTSGSVQRNGTTSYFLNVPEGAETLEVALSALRSGSQTRFISIHPYGVAVEDSSTVYCYPNYENPANTCRPDTRSYKDPQPGVWEIEVESRRTSPLLDNPYKLDVSLLGASFDPAVQTIAEAKIGTPAAVDWTVTNNAGDLEGSLKGGSLGSADVERPSISTGGEYTRTVTIGEGVEKLDVAIGNTSDANADIDLYVYRGATEVGASTTAGSEESVSLVNPAAGTYTVVIDGYSVPAGTTEYDYRDVYYAPSLGEIKVDESKAVNLANGASAQVGAEVVVAGAAPEGRQFFGEVQLVNARGTAAGTGSVVIEKVAP; translated from the coding sequence ATGCTGATGACCAAGGAATCCCCCAGCTCCATACCCGGGGCGAGACGCGCGGCACGCATCGCGGCCGCGGCCGGTCTGGCGGCCGCGCTGGCCGCCACCGGCGCGGCCCCGGTCTTCGCCGCCGACGACCCGGTGGCTTCCCCCGTGAAGCCCGCCGCCGCGAGTGCGAACGGCGACAAGCTGGGCGAGGCCGACGCCGATGTGCTGGCGAAGGCCGAGGCCAAGGGCGAGAAGAACATCACGATGATGGTCGCCACCACCCCCGGTGCGACCGAGAAGGTCGCCGACCAGTTGGACGCCGTCAAGGGGTCCGTGCTGGGGCAGACGTACGACAAGCTCGGCTACGTCCGGGCGACGGTGCCGACCGCGACCGCCGAGGCCACCATCAAGGCGGCGCAGAAGCTGTCCTCGGTCCAGGGCATCGATCTCAAGCAGGAGATCAAGCTGGACGACCCGACGCCCACGGGCGACCGGGCCGCCGGGGCGAAGCAGCAGAAGACCACGGGCGGTTACGCGGCGCCGAACAGGAAGACCCCGGCGAAGAACCCGTACAACCCGTCCTTCGAGACGGGCGCGGTCGACTTCGTCGAGCAGCACCCGAAGGCGGACGGCCGCGGGATCACCATCGGTGTCCTGGACTCCGGTGTCGACCTCGGTCACCCCGCGCTGCAGAAGACCACCACCGGCGAGCGCAAGATCGTCGACTGGGTCACGGCCACCGACCCCGTCAGCGACGCCGACGGCACCTGGCTGCGGATGGACCAGGCGGTGAGCGGCCCGACGTTCACGAACGGCGGCACGACGTACTCCGCGCCGAAGGGCTCGTACGCCTTCCGCGTCTTCAAGGAGTCCGCCACCCGTGGCGGCGACATGGCGGGCGACCTCAACCGCGACGGTGACACCACCGACCAGTGGGGCGTGCTGTACGACCCGGTCACCGGCACCACGCGGGTCGACCTGAACGGCAACGCGGACTTCGGCGACGACACCGTCCTGAAGCCGTACAAGGACAAGCACCAGGTCTCCTACTTCGGTGAGGACGACCCGCGGACCGACGTCGTCGAGCGCATCCCGTTCGTCGTCGAGACCCGCAAGGACGTCGTCCTGGACGCGGCCGGCAACACGGCCGACTACGTCAGCATCGGGGTCATCCAGAGCGAGCACGGCACGCACGTCGCGGGCATCACCGCGGCCAACGGCCTGTTCGGCGGCAAGATGAACGGCGCGGCGCCCGGCGCCAAGGTCGTCTCCTCGCGCGCCTGCACCTGGTCCGGCGGCTGCACCAACATCGCGCTGACCGAGGGCATGATCGACCTCGTCGTCAACCGCGGCGTCGACGTCGTGAACATGTCGATCGGCGGCCTGCCGCCCCTCAACGACGGCAACAACGCCCGCGCCGAGCTCTACAAGCGGCTCATCGACATCTACGGCGTCCAGCTGGTCATCTCGGCCGGCAACGACGGTCCGGGCGTCAACACCATCGGTGACCCCGGCCTCGCCGACCACGTCATCTCGGTCGGCGCGTCCATCTCCAAGGAGACCTGGGCCGCCAACTACGGCTCGAACGTCACCAAGAAGTACGACATGCTGCCCTTCTCCTCGCGCGGTCCGCGTGAGGACGGCGGCTTCGCGCCGATCCTGACGGCCCCCGGCGCGTCCATCAACACCACCCAGACCTGGATCCCGGGCGGTCCGGTCAAGGAGGCGGGCTACTCCCTCCCCGCCGGTTACTCCATGCTGCAGGGCACCTCGATGTCCTCGCCGCAGGCCGCCGGTGCGACGGCGCTGCTGCTGTCCGCCGCGAAGCAGAAGCACATCGAGCTGCCGCCTGCCGATCTGCGGACCGCGCTGACCAGCACCGCCACCCACATCAAGGGTGTGCCCGCGCACGCCCAGGGCTCCGGTCTGATCAACATCGTCGGTGCCTGGAAGCAGATCGAGAAGAAGGGCGCCGCGGCGCACGAGTACACCGTGAAGGCCCCGGTCGACACCGCGATCGACTTCGCGCTGAAGACCCCGGGCTTCGGCACCGGCCTGTACGACCGTGAGGGCGGCCTGAAGGCCGGCCAGAAGAAGTCGTACGACGTCACCGTCACCCGCACCACGGGTCCGGACAAGGCCGTGAAGCACAAGCTGTCCTGGAAGAACAACGACGGCACCTTCTCGCTGACCGGCCCGAGCACCGTCTCGCTGCCGCTCGGCAAGCCGGTGACCGTCAAGGTCCAGGCCAAGCCCCGCACGGCGGGCGTCCACAGCGGGATCCTGGTGGTGGACGACGCGAAGACCATCGGCGTGGACCAGCAGATCCTCTCCACGGTGGTCGTCGCCAAGGACCTGGTGAAGCCGGGTTACTCGTTCTCGACGTCCGGCTCGGTGCAGCGCAACGGCACCACGTCGTACTTCCTGAACGTCCCGGAGGGCGCCGAGACCCTCGAGGTCGCGCTGAGCGCCCTGCGCTCGGGCAGCCAGACGCGGTTCATCTCCATCCACCCCTACGGGGTCGCGGTGGAGGACAGCTCCACGGTCTACTGCTACCCGAACTACGAGAACCCGGCCAACACCTGCCGCCCGGACACGCGCTCCTACAAGGACCCGCAGCCCGGCGTCTGGGAGATCGAGGTCGAGTCCCGCCGCACGTCGCCGCTGCTGGACAACCCGTACAAGCTGGACGTCTCGCTGCTGGGCGCCTCCTTCGACCCGGCGGTGCAGACCATCGCCGAGGCGAAGATCGGCACCCCGGCCGCGGTGGACTGGACGGTCACCAACAACGCGGGCGACCTGGAGGGCTCCCTCAAGGGCGGCTCGCTGGGCTCGGCCGACGTCGAGCGCCCGTCGATCTCCACCGGCGGCGAGTACACCAGGACGGTCACCATCGGTGAGGGCGTCGAGAAGCTGGACGTCGCGATCGGCAACACCTCGGACGCCAACGCCGACATCGACCTGTACGTCTACCGGGGCGCCACCGAGGTCGGCGCCTCGACGACGGCGGGCTCCGAGGAGTCGGTCAGCCTGGTGAACCCGGCGGCCGGCACCTACACCGTCGTCATCGACGGCTACTCGGTCCCGGCCGGGACCACCGAGTACGACTACCGCGACGTGTACTACGCACCGTCGCTCGGTGAGATCAAGGTCGACGAGTCCAAGGCCGTGAACCTGGCCAACGGTGCGTCCGCCCAGGTCGGGGCCGAGGTCGTGGTCGCCGGAGCGGCTCCCGAGGGCCGGCAGTTCTTCGGCGAGGTCCAGCTGGTGAACGCCCGCGGGACCGCGGCGGGCACCGGCAGCGTCGTGATCGAGAAGGTCGCGCCGTAA
- a CDS encoding aspartate-semialdehyde dehydrogenase — protein sequence MKVGIVGATGQVGTVMRRILAERKFPVAELRLFASARSAGSTIAYEGTDITVEDASTADYTGLDIVLFSAGGATSKALAEKVASQGAVVIDNSSAWRKDPEVPLVVSEVNAHAIRNRPKGIIANPNCTTMAAMPVLRPLHQEAQLDALTVATYQAVSGSGVAGVAELHGQASKVVADADKLTHDGDAVDFPEPAVYKRPIAFNVLPLAGSIVDDGSFETDEEQKLRNESRKILEIPELKVSGTCVRVPVFSGHSLQINARFARPISVERAYELLKDAEGVELSEIPTPLQAAGKDASYVGRIRADETVEHGLALFVSNDNLRKGAALNAVQIAELVAAELKG from the coding sequence GTGAAGGTCGGAATCGTCGGCGCCACCGGTCAGGTCGGCACAGTCATGCGCAGGATCCTGGCCGAGCGGAAGTTCCCCGTCGCCGAGCTGCGGCTCTTCGCGTCCGCGCGTTCCGCGGGCTCCACCATCGCTTACGAGGGCACGGACATCACGGTCGAGGACGCCTCCACGGCCGACTACACCGGGCTCGACATCGTGCTGTTCTCCGCCGGCGGCGCGACCTCGAAGGCGCTGGCCGAGAAGGTCGCCTCCCAGGGTGCCGTCGTGATCGACAACTCCTCCGCCTGGCGTAAGGACCCCGAGGTCCCGCTGGTGGTCTCCGAGGTCAACGCGCACGCGATCAGGAACCGCCCCAAGGGCATCATCGCCAACCCGAACTGCACCACGATGGCCGCCATGCCGGTGCTGCGCCCCCTGCACCAGGAGGCGCAGCTCGACGCGCTGACCGTGGCGACCTACCAGGCGGTGTCCGGTTCCGGTGTCGCCGGTGTCGCCGAGCTGCACGGCCAGGCGTCCAAGGTCGTCGCGGACGCGGACAAGCTGACGCACGACGGCGACGCGGTCGACTTCCCCGAGCCTGCCGTCTACAAGCGCCCGATCGCCTTCAACGTGCTGCCGCTGGCCGGCTCGATCGTCGACGACGGTTCCTTCGAGACCGACGAGGAGCAGAAGCTCCGCAACGAGTCCCGCAAGATCCTGGAGATCCCGGAGCTCAAGGTCTCCGGCACCTGCGTCCGGGTCCCGGTCTTCTCCGGCCACTCCCTCCAGATCAACGCCCGTTTCGCCCGTCCGATCAGCGTCGAGCGCGCCTACGAGCTGCTGAAGGACGCCGAGGGCGTCGAGCTCTCCGAGATCCCGACCCCGCTCCAGGCGGCCGGCAAGGACGCCTCCTACGTGGGCCGTATCCGCGCCGACGAGACCGTCGAGCACGGTCTCGCGCTGTTCGTCTCCAACGACAACCTGCGCAAGGGCGCCGCGCTCAACGCGGTCCAGATCGCGGAGCTGGTGGCGGCGGAGCTCAAGGGCTGA
- a CDS encoding DsbA family protein: MPENSTAAGKVPADFWFDPLCPWAWMTSRWMLEVEKVRDVEVRWHVMSLAVLNEPRLDELPEEYQDMMRTQAWAPVRVVVAAQQKHGDEIVGPLYTALGTRIHNNGEGPTREAIAGALADVGLPAELLEYADSDAYDKELRASHQEGIDKVGQDVGTPVIAVPGADGEQIAFFGPVVTPAPKGEEAAKLWDGTLLVASIPGFYEIKRTRTQGPVFD, translated from the coding sequence ATGCCCGAGAACAGCACGGCCGCCGGCAAGGTCCCGGCCGACTTCTGGTTCGACCCGCTCTGCCCCTGGGCCTGGATGACCTCCCGCTGGATGCTGGAGGTCGAGAAGGTCCGCGACGTCGAGGTGCGCTGGCATGTGATGAGCCTGGCCGTGCTCAACGAGCCCCGGCTCGACGAGCTGCCCGAGGAGTACCAGGACATGATGCGCACCCAGGCCTGGGCGCCGGTCCGCGTCGTCGTCGCCGCCCAGCAGAAGCACGGCGACGAGATCGTCGGCCCGCTGTACACGGCCCTCGGCACCCGCATCCACAACAACGGCGAGGGCCCCACCCGCGAGGCGATCGCGGGCGCGCTCGCCGACGTCGGCCTGCCGGCCGAGCTCCTGGAGTACGCCGACTCCGACGCGTACGACAAGGAGCTGCGCGCCTCCCACCAGGAGGGCATCGACAAGGTCGGCCAGGACGTCGGCACCCCGGTCATCGCCGTGCCCGGCGCCGACGGTGAGCAGATCGCCTTCTTCGGCCCGGTCGTCACCCCCGCCCCGAAGGGCGAGGAGGCCGCGAAGCTCTGGGACGGCACCCTGCTGGTGGCCTCGATCCCCGGCTTCTACGAGATCAAGCGGACCCGCACGCAGGGCCCGGTCTTCGACTGA